One Methanobacterium sp. DNA window includes the following coding sequences:
- a CDS encoding DHH family phosphoesterase: MDVSKYNLMEKAFLKAHELVRESEDIQIYSHIDCDGITAGAILSSMLDRLDKDHKVDFITLDKIDNLEIESELTIFSDLGSGQKVDQLGNKSSKILILDHHPPLRPMNYADHTSGKFLEINPHYYGIDGSHEVSGGGMCYLLARTFEFYDLSWLGVLSAVGDMQNGLNGKLIGLNKEILSDSIQNELVSSTNDLSIYGRQTRPIFVALSYFGDVKLPITNNRTECIHMLKDLGIPTKNGRNPRVLYDLTQEEKGKIFSELVKMLSREVPQKYIKHVPKLVSGESYDFLREKKYSPLRDASEFSTAVNACSRHKHPDIALNVLKGDRGFALDEMDHLALEHRRYLAQKMDWVREEDRIIHLNNLQYFDGSEIKSEVIGTVAGMILSYGDWRKPIIGFTPVGEDGEGIKISLRCSRLLAYDGIHFGDIIRKIAAKTGGNGGGHSVACGAYIPEENMDKFLKIFDEYLTGKI, encoded by the coding sequence ATGGACGTTTCTAAATATAATCTAATGGAAAAAGCATTTTTAAAGGCACATGAACTGGTCAGGGAATCTGAAGATATCCAGATATACAGCCATATTGACTGTGACGGCATAACTGCTGGTGCAATACTTTCATCAATGCTTGATAGGTTAGATAAGGATCATAAAGTAGATTTTATAACATTAGATAAAATAGATAATCTTGAAATTGAAAGTGAACTTACAATATTCTCTGATCTTGGTTCTGGACAAAAAGTGGACCAATTAGGAAATAAATCCTCAAAAATACTTATTTTAGATCATCACCCTCCATTAAGGCCAATGAATTATGCTGATCATACGTCAGGCAAATTTCTAGAGATAAATCCTCATTATTACGGTATAGATGGTTCTCATGAGGTTTCAGGAGGAGGAATGTGCTATCTTCTGGCCCGTACATTTGAATTTTATGATTTAAGCTGGTTAGGAGTTTTAAGTGCTGTTGGAGATATGCAAAATGGCTTGAATGGAAAATTAATTGGTTTAAATAAGGAAATTCTCTCAGATAGTATTCAAAACGAACTTGTAAGTTCAACAAATGATCTTTCAATTTATGGGCGGCAAACAAGACCTATATTTGTTGCATTATCTTATTTTGGAGATGTAAAACTCCCTATAACTAATAATAGAACTGAATGTATTCATATGCTTAAAGATTTAGGGATTCCAACTAAAAATGGAAGAAATCCTCGAGTTTTGTATGATTTAACTCAAGAAGAAAAGGGTAAAATCTTCTCAGAGCTTGTGAAAATGTTAAGCAGAGAAGTACCTCAAAAATATATTAAACACGTCCCTAAACTTGTCTCAGGAGAATCATACGACTTTTTAAGGGAAAAGAAATACTCTCCACTTAGGGATGCCAGTGAATTTTCAACTGCAGTAAATGCATGCAGCCGCCATAAACACCCAGATATTGCTCTTAATGTTTTAAAAGGAGATAGGGGATTTGCATTAGATGAAATGGATCATCTTGCACTTGAACATAGGAGATATCTTGCTCAAAAGATGGATTGGGTTCGAGAAGAGGATAGAATTATTCATCTAAATAATTTACAGTATTTTGATGGCAGTGAAATAAAAAGTGAAGTAATAGGAACAGTTGCAGGGATGATTTTAAGTTATGGAGATTGGAGAAAACCAATAATTGGATTTACACCTGTGGGGGAAGATGGAGAAGGAATTAAAATATCATTAAGGTGTTCCAGGCTTTTAGCCTATGATGGCATACATTTTGGAGACATAATACGAAAAATTGCCGCTAAAACAGGAGGAAACGGTGGAGGACACTCTGTTGCCTGCGGAGCGTATATTCCAGAGGAAAATATGGATAAATTCCTTAAAATATTTGATGAATATTTAACAGGTAAAATTTAA
- a CDS encoding winged helix-turn-helix transcriptional regulator: MKVFKKKGELTRFQILAEIAKQQPHLRQKDIAEKLGITIQAVSENIKSLTDDGFVEIREDSARYHITKRGIEKIKKEAFDLRKYADEVVETMNTYKSIWPAIAKEELKSGERICLKMEKGTLYAGREETSAYAQVMNNAQKGEDVALTNLSGTIELKTGSITIIKLPTINKGGSRACDIDKILKIYKKGFDKVGIMGTVSKAVTTKAGIPYDFDYATPYATVAAGKRGLNVLVFAVGKMVKSITKKLDDEGISYTIKDVELPDTKND, translated from the coding sequence ATGAAGGTTTTTAAAAAAAAAGGAGAGCTTACAAGGTTTCAGATTCTTGCAGAAATTGCTAAACAGCAACCTCATTTAAGACAGAAGGATATCGCTGAAAAGTTAGGAATAACCATTCAGGCTGTTTCTGAAAACATTAAAAGCTTAACTGATGATGGATTTGTGGAAATCAGGGAAGATAGCGCCAGATATCACATTACTAAAAGAGGGATTGAAAAAATTAAAAAAGAAGCTTTTGACCTTAGAAAATACGCTGATGAAGTTGTAGAAACAATGAACACGTATAAATCTATCTGGCCTGCAATTGCAAAGGAAGAATTAAAATCTGGTGAAAGAATCTGTCTTAAAATGGAAAAAGGAACTCTTTATGCTGGAAGGGAAGAAACATCTGCCTATGCACAAGTAATGAATAATGCCCAAAAAGGCGAAGATGTTGCTTTAACTAATTTAAGTGGGACTATTGAGTTAAAAACTGGTTCTATAACTATAATTAAACTTCCAACTATAAATAAGGGTGGATCAAGGGCCTGTGACATTGATAAAATCTTGAAAATTTATAAAAAAGGTTTTGATAAAGTGGGAATAATGGGAACAGTTTCCAAAGCCGTGACTACTAAAGCAGGGATTCCTTACGATTTTGATTATGCAACACCTTATGCAACTGTTGCTGCAGGAAAAAGAGGTTTAAATGTACTTGTTTTTGCAGTTGGTAAAATGGTTAAAAGTATAACAAAAAAACTTGATGATGAAGGAATATCTTATACAATTAAAGATGTAGAACTACCTGATACAAAAAATGATTGA
- a CDS encoding GHMP kinase produces MKCSVFVPSHITGFFEIIDHENPLKKGSRGAGVVMDKGVITKIKIKDGNGLNIKINGKNDPYNVTITKKVIEIMKKDFNLDNKKIEIEHDVQLPIGAGFGTSAAFAIGTALCISKTLKLPLTFNKAVQIAHIGEVKMKSGLGDVIAEINGGITLRLKEGAPGIGITDKLVLDESEDLFVISKIFGEIKTSDIIGDPFYKDKINFMGKNLLLKLINNPTPQNFMNLSRKFAENTGLMSKEVLETVKIFEEETLGASMAMLGNTAFSISNTPDTSVENVIISKIYHDGCKFL; encoded by the coding sequence ATGAAATGCTCAGTATTTGTCCCATCACATATAACTGGTTTTTTTGAAATAATTGACCATGAAAACCCTCTTAAAAAGGGATCTCGCGGTGCGGGAGTTGTTATGGACAAAGGTGTTATAACAAAAATCAAAATAAAAGATGGAAATGGTTTAAATATCAAAATAAATGGAAAAAATGACCCTTATAATGTTACTATAACCAAAAAAGTCATTGAAATCATGAAAAAAGATTTCAATCTGGATAATAAAAAAATTGAGATTGAACATGATGTACAGTTACCTATTGGTGCCGGATTTGGGACTTCCGCCGCTTTTGCAATTGGAACAGCCTTATGTATTTCTAAAACTCTTAAATTACCTTTAACATTTAATAAAGCAGTTCAAATTGCCCATATTGGCGAAGTTAAAATGAAAAGCGGGTTAGGAGATGTTATAGCAGAAATTAATGGCGGAATAACTTTAAGGCTTAAAGAAGGAGCTCCAGGGATTGGAATTACAGATAAATTGGTTTTAGATGAATCAGAGGACCTTTTTGTTATTTCAAAAATATTTGGAGAGATTAAAACATCGGATATAATTGGAGATCCTTTCTATAAAGATAAAATTAATTTTATGGGTAAAAATTTGCTTTTAAAATTAATTAATAATCCTACACCTCAAAATTTTATGAATTTATCCAGAAAATTTGCTGAAAACACAGGTTTAATGAGTAAAGAAGTTTTAGAGACTGTTAAAATATTTGAAGAAGAAACATTAGGAGCTTCTATGGCCATGCTTGGAAATACAGCATTTTCAATTTCTAACACTCCAGATACCAGTGTAGAAAATGTAATTATATCTAAAATATATCACGATGGTTGTAAATTCTTGTAA
- a CDS encoding 2,5-diamino-6-(ribosylamino)-4(3H)-pyrimidinone 5'-phosphate reductase, translated as MKPYIILNAAMTLDGKIATKTGSSEISGKEDLIRVHKLRKKMDAIMVGINTILADDPRLTVHKIKAEPQDNPVRIVVDSSARTPLYFRILNDDAPTIIATTENADPEKVRELEKKATVLKCGEGRVNLKLLMKELSSNGIKSLMLEGGSTLNYSMLENNLVDEIRVCVAPMIAGGSNAKTLVDGDGIDQMSDAFKLKFKKSYCLGEDLILEYKVI; from the coding sequence ATGAAACCTTACATAATATTAAACGCTGCAATGACTTTAGATGGTAAAATTGCAACAAAAACTGGAAGTTCTGAAATTTCTGGCAAAGAAGACCTTATAAGAGTCCACAAACTCAGAAAAAAGATGGATGCAATAATGGTGGGGATAAATACTATTTTAGCTGATGATCCTCGCCTTACAGTACATAAAATAAAAGCTGAACCTCAAGATAATCCTGTAAGAATTGTTGTTGATAGTTCTGCTCGCACTCCTCTTTATTTCCGTATTTTAAATGATGATGCACCTACAATTATTGCCACAACTGAAAATGCAGACCCTGAAAAAGTAAGGGAGTTAGAAAAAAAAGCAACTGTTTTAAAATGTGGTGAAGGTAGGGTTAATCTTAAATTGTTGATGAAGGAGCTTTCAAGTAATGGAATAAAATCATTAATGCTTGAAGGAGGATCAACTCTAAATTATTCAATGCTTGAAAACAATCTTGTGGATGAAATCAGGGTATGTGTAGCCCCTATGATTGCTGGTGGAAGTAACGCAAAAACATTGGTTGACGGTGACGGTATTGACCAAATGAGTGATGCATTTAAATTAAAATTTAAAAAAAGTTATTGTTTAGGTGAAGATTTAATATTAGAGTACAAAGTAATCTAG
- a CDS encoding carboxymuconolactone decarboxylase family protein, translating to MSEERYKKGMEMLKIMNPKSYKQLADNLEDIAPDMARFVAEFPYGDIYTRPALDLKTRELVTVAAITTLGTAPLQLKSHIKGALNVGCTREEIIEVLMQMAVYAGFPAALNGIYVAKEVFEELDNEK from the coding sequence ATGAGTGAAGAACGTTACAAAAAAGGAATGGAAATGCTTAAAATAATGAATCCAAAATCATACAAACAATTAGCAGATAATTTAGAAGATATTGCTCCAGATATGGCTCGTTTTGTTGCAGAATTTCCTTATGGTGATATTTACACCCGTCCAGCATTAGATTTAAAAACAAGAGAACTGGTAACTGTTGCAGCTATCACCACTCTTGGCACTGCTCCATTACAGCTTAAAAGTCATATTAAAGGAGCTTTAAATGTAGGATGCACCCGCGAAGAGATTATTGAAGTTTTAATGCAAATGGCAGTTTATGCCGGTTTTCCAGCGGCTTTAAATGGAATATACGTGGCAAAAGAAGTCTTTGAAGAATTGGATAATGAAAAATAA
- a CDS encoding TatD family hydrolase, with protein sequence MIDTHCHVDFKDFNKDREEVIKRAKKNLSAIINSGATLGGNRRVLKLVEEYKGFIHGTLGFHPVDASKADNSIIDEAFKEIHENIDKVVAVGETGLDFYHIDDNESRKRQIKMFKSFIEIANEYDKPIVIHARDAELKAFELIKKYSKDIDAVFHCYGGDLKTANKIVDECHYISFSTIICYSKYHKELVENIPLEYVLTETDSPYLSPFKGQRNEPVNVEETVKKIAEIKSISIGKVDNITEKNAKNVFGI encoded by the coding sequence ATGATTGATACACACTGTCACGTTGATTTTAAAGACTTTAACAAAGATAGAGAAGAAGTAATTAAAAGAGCAAAGAAAAATTTAAGTGCCATAATTAATTCAGGAGCCACATTAGGTGGAAATAGACGCGTTTTAAAACTTGTTGAAGAATATAAAGGATTTATACATGGTACACTTGGTTTTCACCCTGTAGATGCATCAAAAGCTGATAATTCCATTATTGATGAAGCATTTAAAGAAATACATGAAAATATAGATAAAGTAGTTGCAGTTGGAGAAACCGGCCTTGATTTTTACCATATAGATGATAATGAATCAAGAAAAAGGCAAATAAAAATGTTCAAATCATTCATTGAAATTGCAAATGAATATGATAAGCCTATTGTGATCCATGCAAGAGATGCTGAATTAAAAGCATTTGAATTAATAAAGAAATATTCAAAGGATATTGATGCAGTGTTCCATTGTTATGGCGGAGATCTTAAAACTGCAAATAAAATAGTGGATGAATGTCATTATATTTCATTTTCAACTATAATTTGCTATTCAAAATATCATAAAGAGCTTGTAGAAAATATACCGTTAGAATATGTTCTTACAGAGACTGATAGCCCTTATCTTTCTCCTTTTAAGGGCCAAAGGAATGAACCAGTAAATGTTGAAGAAACTGTTAAAAAAATTGCAGAAATAAAGTCAATATCTATTGGGAAAGTGGATAATATAACAGAAAAAAATGCAAAAAATGTTTTTGGAATTTAA
- the uppS gene encoding di-trans,poly-cis-decaprenylcistransferase — MRILKPVYKVYEWYISRNLKPENMPKHIAIIMDGNRRYSKLMGNMPAIEGHERGVSTLEKVLDWSIEMGIEIVTAYAFSTENFKRPPEEVEGLMKLFQKNFEDIANNPRIHKNKVRVKAVGQLELLPENVREAINIAEESTASYDKRLVNIAIGYDGRMEIIDAIKKISKEVKEEKISLEDINEELVNKNLYTAGLKDPNLIIRTSGEERLSGFLLWQSSYSELYFCDSLWPELRKVDFLRALRSYQERERRFGI; from the coding sequence ATGCGAATCTTAAAACCAGTTTATAAAGTTTATGAATGGTACATTTCACGTAATCTTAAGCCTGAAAATATGCCAAAACATATTGCCATAATAATGGACGGTAATAGACGTTATTCAAAGTTGATGGGGAATATGCCGGCCATAGAAGGTCATGAAAGAGGAGTAAGCACTCTTGAGAAGGTTTTGGATTGGTCAATTGAGATGGGTATAGAAATAGTAACCGCATATGCATTTTCAACAGAAAATTTTAAAAGACCTCCAGAAGAGGTAGAAGGCTTAATGAAGCTCTTCCAGAAAAATTTTGAAGACATAGCGAATAATCCAAGGATTCACAAAAACAAAGTCAGGGTAAAGGCAGTGGGTCAGTTAGAATTACTTCCAGAAAACGTAAGGGAAGCAATAAACATTGCAGAGGAATCTACAGCTTCATATGATAAACGGCTGGTAAATATTGCAATAGGTTATGATGGACGTATGGAAATAATTGATGCTATAAAAAAGATTTCAAAAGAAGTTAAAGAGGAAAAAATAAGTCTTGAAGATATAAATGAAGAGTTAGTTAACAAAAATCTTTATACTGCTGGTTTAAAAGATCCTAATCTTATAATAAGGACAAGCGGAGAAGAAAGACTGAGTGGATTCTTACTTTGGCAATCTTCATATTCCGAACTCTATTTCTGTGATAGCCTATGGCCAGAACTTAGGAAAGTAGACTTTTTAAGGGCACTTAGATCATATCAAGAAAGAGAGAGACGTTTTGGAATATAA
- the mtxX gene encoding methanogenesis marker protein Mmp4/MtxX: MKIAAGIGNNKNIVEASKKVDFEVVLTESEDDLVDMLFNKEVDAAVRGSLSASKIMERLKEKYSNKICRASLLEVENHKFLLAPVGIDEGDNIEEKVQIAELGAGFLLSLDIEPKIAVLSGGRRQDVGRSPKIDISIEDGEKLTQILKNKYSVKHYYILIEESIKDRVNFILAPDGITGNLIFRTLVLLGSIKSHGAVTLGINEIFIDTSRSQTVEGYIRALELSNYLASLKSRNKHANLKTSL; this comes from the coding sequence ATGAAAATAGCAGCAGGCATTGGTAACAATAAAAACATAGTTGAAGCTTCCAAAAAAGTAGATTTTGAAGTAGTTTTAACAGAATCAGAAGATGATCTAGTGGATATGTTATTTAATAAAGAAGTAGATGCTGCTGTAAGAGGTTCACTCAGTGCTTCAAAGATTATGGAGAGATTAAAAGAAAAATATAGTAATAAAATTTGTAGAGCCTCATTATTAGAGGTTGAAAACCATAAATTTCTTCTTGCGCCAGTTGGAATAGATGAAGGAGATAACATTGAAGAAAAAGTTCAAATAGCTGAATTAGGGGCTGGATTTTTATTAAGTTTAGATATTGAGCCTAAAATAGCTGTGTTATCTGGTGGAAGACGTCAGGATGTTGGTAGAAGCCCTAAAATAGATATTTCCATTGAAGATGGAGAAAAATTAACGCAGATACTAAAAAATAAGTATTCTGTAAAACATTATTATATATTAATAGAAGAGTCAATAAAAGATAGAGTAAACTTCATTTTGGCACCAGACGGAATAACTGGAAATTTGATCTTTAGAACTCTGGTTTTATTGGGTTCTATAAAAAGTCATGGTGCTGTAACACTTGGAATTAATGAAATTTTTATAGATACTTCACGATCACAAACTGTAGAAGGTTATATAAGAGCTTTAGAACTTTCTAATTACTTAGCAAGCTTAAAAAGTAGGAATAAACATGCGAATCTTAAAACCAGTTTATAA
- the hemL gene encoding glutamate-1-semialdehyde 2,1-aminomutase has translation MKSEELFNEAKNYLPGGVDSPVRAYKPYPFFAKHAKGSKLFDIDGNVYIDYCLAYGPLVLGHANYRIMKDVKKQLELGSAYGVPTEKEVELAKTVIKKVPCAEMVRFVNSGTEATMSAIRLARAATGKKKIIKFEGSYHGAHDYVLVKSGSGAVGLPDSPGVPEETTQNTILTPFNDEESLNALIKKEGNEIAAIIVEPIMGNIGCIPPKEGYLKFLRQITEENNIILIFDEVITGFRIAEGGAQEYFGVTPDLVTLGKILGGGFPMGALAGKKELMEMIAPSGSVYQAGTFNGNPISVTAGLSMLKQLDHRFYAEMDKKGNVLRKGIQDILDDADLNFNLAGLSSMFQIYFTKEEVYDYSSAKSADTEKFDQYFHYLLKNGLFLPPSQFECCFLSLAHDESDTQKTLEVINSALSSIR, from the coding sequence ATGAAATCAGAAGAACTATTTAATGAAGCTAAAAATTATTTGCCCGGTGGAGTAGATTCTCCAGTAAGAGCTTATAAACCATACCCTTTCTTTGCAAAGCATGCAAAGGGTTCAAAACTCTTTGATATTGATGGAAATGTTTATATAGATTACTGTCTTGCTTATGGACCTCTTGTTCTTGGACATGCAAATTATCGAATAATGAAAGATGTTAAAAAACAATTAGAATTGGGTTCCGCTTATGGAGTTCCAACAGAAAAAGAAGTAGAACTTGCAAAGACTGTGATTAAAAAAGTACCTTGTGCTGAGATGGTTAGATTCGTGAATTCTGGTACTGAAGCTACAATGAGTGCAATAAGACTTGCAAGAGCTGCAACAGGAAAAAAGAAAATCATTAAATTTGAAGGTTCTTATCATGGTGCTCATGATTATGTTCTTGTAAAATCAGGTTCAGGAGCAGTTGGATTACCTGATTCCCCAGGCGTACCTGAAGAAACAACACAAAATACAATATTAACTCCGTTTAATGACGAAGAATCATTGAATGCATTGATTAAAAAAGAAGGAAATGAAATTGCAGCCATAATTGTAGAGCCCATTATGGGAAATATTGGATGTATACCTCCAAAAGAAGGCTATTTAAAGTTTTTACGTCAAATAACTGAAGAAAATAATATTATTTTAATATTTGATGAGGTTATAACCGGATTCAGGATAGCTGAAGGTGGTGCACAGGAATACTTTGGTGTTACACCTGATCTTGTTACTTTAGGAAAAATACTCGGTGGAGGATTCCCTATGGGGGCTTTAGCCGGTAAAAAAGAATTAATGGAAATGATAGCACCATCAGGAAGTGTATATCAAGCTGGAACATTTAATGGAAACCCCATATCAGTTACAGCAGGGCTTTCTATGTTAAAACAGCTCGATCATAGATTCTATGCTGAAATGGATAAAAAAGGAAATGTTTTAAGGAAGGGTATTCAGGATATACTTGATGATGCAGATTTAAACTTTAATCTAGCAGGTTTAAGCTCTATGTTCCAAATATACTTTACAAAAGAGGAAGTATATGATTATAGCAGTGCTAAATCTGCAGACACTGAAAAATTTGACCAATACTTCCATTACTTACTTAAAAATGGTCTTTTCTTACCGCCGTCACAATTTGAGTGCTGCTTCCTTTCTTTGGCACATGATGAAAGTGATACCCAAAAAACATTAGAAGTTATAAATTCAGCTTTAAGCTCAATTAGATAA
- a CDS encoding cobalt-precorrin-8 methylmutase — protein MMGASTKQGYDIASKSREIVRSLIEAKIKNLSSKEQSIVERIVHSTADPEYAEITKISSNFIDESIKSIKAKKGILTDINMVKAGINKYEGEINCYISHDDAIKLAKDEQITRAAAAIRIAHQNDFDGIIVIGNAPTALFEAINLVEKEGMKVRSIIGVPVGFVGATESKEALTNANIPNIITKGPKGGTPVAVAITNSLIRMCDD, from the coding sequence ATGATGGGCGCATCCACAAAACAAGGTTATGATATAGCCTCAAAAAGTAGGGAAATAGTAAGGTCGTTAATCGAAGCTAAAATAAAGAATCTTTCTTCAAAAGAGCAATCAATAGTTGAAAGAATTGTTCATTCCACTGCAGACCCAGAATATGCTGAAATTACTAAAATATCATCTAATTTTATAGATGAAAGCATTAAATCCATTAAAGCCAAAAAAGGCATTCTAACAGATATAAATATGGTTAAAGCAGGAATAAATAAATATGAAGGAGAAATAAATTGTTATATAAGTCATGATGATGCCATAAAACTTGCAAAAGATGAACAGATAACTCGTGCAGCTGCTGCAATACGTATTGCACATCAAAATGATTTTGATGGAATTATTGTAATTGGAAACGCTCCCACCGCCCTTTTTGAAGCCATAAATTTGGTTGAAAAAGAGGGTATGAAAGTAAGGTCAATTATTGGTGTCCCTGTAGGTTTTGTTGGTGCAACAGAATCTAAAGAAGCATTAACAAATGCCAATATACCTAATATTATAACTAAAGGGCCAAAAGGCGGGACTCCTGTTGCTGTTGCAATAACAAACTCACTTATTCGTATGTGTGACGATTAA
- a CDS encoding response regulator yields MEKDLKILILEDVAFDAELIEYELRREGLGFLSKRVETEEDFITQLNELKPDLILADNSLPSFDGLSALEIANKECPYTPFLFVSGKIGEEFAVNALKKGATDYIFKNNLSKLVPAIQRALKEYNEQIEREKAEDALRRAYADLEQQVHERTAELSQVNEGLIAEMDERKQIENKLKISLEEKEILLREIHHRVKNNLQIISSLLNLQSIYIANDEMLEIYKESQNRVKSMAMIHEKLYQSEDLAKIDFGDYVKSLILNLFSSYGVNESLIKLEININDILLDINTAVPCGLIINELVTNSIKHGFPDIYSQKELNRLVTGPDEKESKINIDINKNDEIYTMNVYDNGIGFPQNLDFKKTESLGMQLVISLIDQLRGTVELKREDGTFFEIVFKELKYKKEF; encoded by the coding sequence ATGGAAAAAGACCTTAAAATCCTGATACTCGAAGATGTGGCATTTGACGCGGAATTAATAGAATATGAGTTGCGTCGTGAAGGTTTAGGATTTTTATCAAAGCGAGTAGAAACTGAAGAAGATTTTATAACACAGCTTAATGAATTAAAGCCTGATTTAATACTGGCTGATAATTCACTTCCTAGTTTTGATGGTCTTTCTGCTTTAGAGATTGCAAATAAAGAATGTCCATACACTCCTTTTTTGTTTGTAAGTGGTAAAATAGGGGAAGAATTTGCAGTAAATGCGCTTAAGAAGGGTGCAACCGATTATATATTTAAAAATAATCTTTCAAAATTAGTACCTGCAATTCAAAGAGCATTAAAGGAATACAATGAACAAATAGAACGTGAAAAAGCTGAAGATGCACTAAGAAGAGCATATGCTGATTTAGAACAGCAAGTTCATGAAAGAACTGCAGAATTATCCCAAGTCAATGAAGGTTTAATTGCTGAAATGGATGAACGTAAGCAAATAGAGAATAAACTTAAAATATCTCTTGAAGAAAAGGAAATATTGTTAAGAGAAATTCATCATAGGGTCAAAAATAATTTACAGATAATAAGCAGTCTTTTAAACCTTCAATCAATTTATATAGCCAATGATGAAATGCTTGAAATATACAAAGAAAGCCAAAATCGTGTTAAATCAATGGCAATGATTCACGAAAAACTGTATCAATCAGAGGATTTAGCAAAGATTGACTTTGGCGATTATGTGAAAAGTCTGATTTTAAATCTTTTCAGTTCATATGGTGTTAATGAAAGCCTAATTAAACTTGAAATTAATATTAACGATATTTTATTAGATATAAATACAGCTGTTCCTTGTGGGTTAATTATTAATGAATTAGTAACAAATTCGATAAAACATGGATTTCCTGATATATACAGCCAAAAAGAGTTAAATAGATTAGTTACAGGTCCTGATGAAAAAGAAAGTAAGATTAATATTGACATTAATAAAAATGACGAAATTTATACAATGAATGTCTATGATAACGGTATCGGCTTTCCCCAAAATTTGGATTTTAAAAAAACAGAATCATTAGGCATGCAGCTTGTAATTAGTTTAATAGACCAGTTAAGAGGTACTGTAGAACTTAAAAGGGAAGATGGAACCTTTTTTGAGATTGTTTTTAAAGAATTGAAATATAAAAAGGAATTTTAA
- a CDS encoding response regulator, giving the protein MNLNEVEILLVEDNKTDAELTIRALKRKNLTNNLVWVKDGAEALDFIFAKGEYSKRDIQGLPKLVLLDLRMPKVDGLEVLQTIKADDRTKKIPIVVLTSSKEDKDIVESYELGVNSYVSKPVEFDEFTDAVSTLGLYWMLLNNPPE; this is encoded by the coding sequence ATGAATCTGAATGAAGTTGAAATTCTACTTGTAGAAGACAACAAAACAGACGCTGAATTGACAATTAGAGCATTAAAAAGGAAAAATCTTACCAATAATTTGGTATGGGTTAAGGATGGTGCTGAAGCTCTGGATTTCATATTTGCTAAAGGAGAATATTCTAAAAGAGACATCCAAGGGCTTCCAAAATTGGTATTGCTTGATTTAAGAATGCCTAAAGTGGACGGGCTTGAAGTTCTTCAAACTATTAAGGCTGATGATCGAACAAAAAAGATCCCTATAGTCGTTTTAACTTCTTCTAAAGAAGATAAAGATATTGTAGAAAGCTATGAGCTTGGAGTAAATAGTTACGTCAGCAAACCTGTTGAATTTGATGAATTCACAGATGCAGTATCTACATTAGGACTATATTGGATGTTACTCAATAATCCGCCAGAATAA